A region of the Microcystis aeruginosa FD4 genome:
GAATGGGACGAAGCCGAAAATCAAAGACTTTTTGGTCTTGGTAGCCGTTTTCCCGGTCATGGTCACAATTACGAATTATACGTCTCCCTATACAAAGAACTCAATCTTTATGGCATGGTGGAAAATCTCTCCACCGTGAAACAGGTAATTAAACGAGAGATAACCAGTCAATTAGACTACTCCTATCTCAACCAAGTCTGGCCGGAATTTCAGCAAACCCTACCCACCACAGAAAATATCGCTAGAGTTATCTGGCAAAGATTAGCACCCTATTTACCATTGGTCAAAATTCAACTATTTGAACACCCCGAATTGTGGGCAGAATATCAAGGAAAAGATATGGAAGCAACTTTAACTATCAAAACCCATTTTAGTGCCGCTCATCGTTTGGCTTTACCGCAATTAACCCTCGAACAAAACTCGGAAATCTACGGCAAATGCGCCAGGGTAAACGGTCATGGTCATAATTATCACCTAGA
Encoded here:
- a CDS encoding 6-pyruvoyl trahydropterin synthase family protein, which translates into the protein MDCIINRRARFSASHRYYLPEWDEAENQRLFGLGSRFPGHGHNYELYVSLYKELNLYGMVENLSTVKQVIKREITSQLDYSYLNQVWPEFQQTLPTTENIARVIWQRLAPYLPLVKIQLFEHPELWAEYQGKDMEATLTIKTHFSAAHRLALPQLTLEQNSEIYGKCARVNGHGHNYHLEVSVAGEIDPRTGMIVDLGDLQKAIDELVVEPFDHAFLNKDIPYFAEVVPTAENIALHIAQLLEERIRQLGAQLDKVKLIESPNNSAEIHCRGSVQTPRQLLEKTLTAV